Proteins co-encoded in one Gracilimonas sp. genomic window:
- the rsmA gene encoding 16S rRNA (adenine(1518)-N(6)/adenine(1519)-N(6))-dimethyltransferase RsmA, with protein MSFRTKKSLGQHFLTDNTIIFKIIDAITAGKGDRIIEIGPGTGALTKWLLSGCDDVHAIEIDQRAVEVLKEKFDDLRVHQNDILKVNWKEVIDPDKKNIVVGNLPYYITSPILFDLLEHRRLFTEATLMMQKEVAERLVADPSSKQYGILSVQTQLFCTPELLFDVPAHSFSPPPKVTSSVIKLTFDKEPLSVSDEKIKEVVRTAFNQRRKKLSNSLKPVLGDYQPDGFNFDDRADHWSPETYAKLAEHLEQSDNLS; from the coding sequence ATGTCTTTTAGAACCAAGAAAAGTCTGGGTCAGCATTTTTTAACTGACAACACCATCATCTTCAAAATCATAGATGCCATAACTGCAGGCAAAGGTGACCGGATTATTGAAATTGGTCCCGGTACCGGAGCTTTAACCAAATGGTTGCTGTCGGGATGTGACGACGTGCACGCGATTGAGATCGATCAGCGGGCGGTAGAAGTATTGAAGGAGAAGTTTGATGACCTGAGGGTTCACCAAAATGACATTCTGAAAGTGAACTGGAAGGAAGTGATAGATCCGGATAAGAAGAATATTGTGGTCGGTAACCTGCCTTATTATATCACGTCTCCTATCTTATTTGACCTGTTGGAACACCGCCGGCTCTTTACCGAGGCCACGCTGATGATGCAAAAAGAGGTGGCTGAACGACTGGTGGCCGACCCTTCCTCCAAACAGTATGGAATACTGAGCGTACAAACCCAGCTTTTTTGTACGCCCGAGTTATTGTTTGATGTGCCGGCACATTCTTTTTCTCCGCCTCCCAAAGTTACCTCTTCCGTTATCAAACTTACTTTTGATAAGGAGCCGCTTTCGGTTTCGGATGAAAAAATAAAAGAAGTGGTTCGGACAGCTTTTAACCAGCGCCGAAAAAAACTAAGCAATTCTTTAAAACCGGTGCTGGGGGATTACCAACCCGATGGTTTCAATTTTGATGACAGGGCCGACCACTGGTCTCCCGAAACCTATGCAAAGTTGGCAGAGCATCTCGAGCAGTCTGACAACTTATCTTAA
- the groES gene encoding co-chaperone GroES: MAKIQPLGDRVLVQAEPAEEKTSSGIIIPDTAKEKPQQGTVIAVGAGKVENGNKIEMSVKEGDKVLYGKYAGTEVTLEGEEYLIMRESDIMGIVS, translated from the coding sequence ATGGCTAAGATTCAACCTTTAGGCGACCGCGTGTTGGTACAGGCAGAACCTGCCGAAGAGAAAACCAGCTCCGGGATTATCATTCCAGATACGGCTAAAGAAAAACCGCAACAAGGTACTGTGATAGCGGTAGGTGCCGGTAAAGTGGAAAACGGCAATAAAATTGAAATGAGCGTTAAGGAAGGAGACAAAGTTCTCTACGGGAAGTACGCAGGTACAGAAGTAACTCTTGAAGGAGAAGAGTACCTGATTATGCGCGAATCTGACATTATGGGAATTGTTTCGTAA
- the groL gene encoding chaperonin GroEL (60 kDa chaperone family; promotes refolding of misfolded polypeptides especially under stressful conditions; forms two stacked rings of heptamers to form a barrel-shaped 14mer; ends can be capped by GroES; misfolded proteins enter the barrel where they are refolded when GroES binds): MSAKLVHYDIEARDALKKGVDKLANAVKVTLGPRGRNVVIEKSFGAPTVTKDGVTVAKEIELSDKIQNMGAQMVKEVASKTSDNAGDGTTTATVLAQAILSEGLKNVTAGANPMDLKSGIEKAVNAIIDELKSMSRDIDDRKEIAQIGTISANNDETIGNLIADAMEKVGKDGVITVEEAKGTETYLETVEGMQFDRGYLSPYFVTDSEKMVTEMEDPYILIFDKKISAMKDLLPILEKVVQNGNPLLIIAEDIEGEALATLVVNKLRGSLKIAAVKAPGFGDRRKAMLEDIGILTGGTVISEERGYKLENATLDFLGRASRVTIDKDSTTIVDGNGEEKDIQARVNQIKSQIENTTSDYDREKLQERLAKLAGGVAVLYIGAASEVEMKEKKARVEDALHATRAAVEEGIVPGGGVALLRSASALDKLKGANADENVGIQIIRRAIESPLRTIANNAGVEGAIVVQKVLDGKGAYGYNARTEVYEDLIKSGVIDPTKVTRTALQNAASVSGLMLTTEAVISEKPSKGDDDDNGGGGMPGGMGGGMPGMGGMGGMM, encoded by the coding sequence ATGTCTGCTAAGTTAGTTCACTACGATATAGAAGCTCGCGACGCACTAAAGAAAGGCGTTGACAAGCTTGCCAATGCCGTTAAAGTTACGCTTGGCCCTCGTGGACGCAATGTTGTTATTGAGAAATCATTCGGAGCTCCAACCGTAACCAAAGATGGTGTTACTGTTGCTAAAGAAATTGAGCTGTCCGACAAGATTCAAAACATGGGCGCTCAGATGGTAAAAGAAGTTGCTTCCAAAACCAGCGATAATGCAGGTGACGGAACAACTACAGCTACTGTTTTGGCCCAGGCTATCCTAAGCGAAGGTCTGAAAAATGTAACTGCGGGTGCAAACCCAATGGATCTCAAGTCCGGAATCGAGAAGGCTGTAAATGCTATCATTGATGAATTAAAATCAATGAGCCGCGACATTGACGATCGCAAAGAGATCGCTCAGATCGGTACCATTTCAGCAAACAACGATGAAACTATCGGTAACCTGATTGCTGATGCAATGGAAAAAGTTGGCAAAGACGGAGTAATCACTGTTGAAGAAGCTAAAGGAACTGAAACCTATCTCGAAACGGTAGAAGGTATGCAGTTTGACCGCGGATACCTTTCTCCATACTTCGTAACCGATTCTGAGAAGATGGTTACCGAGATGGAAGATCCGTACATCCTGATCTTCGATAAGAAGATTTCTGCGATGAAAGACCTGCTTCCAATTCTTGAGAAAGTAGTACAAAATGGAAATCCACTGCTTATTATCGCTGAAGATATTGAAGGCGAAGCATTAGCTACATTAGTAGTTAACAAGCTGCGTGGTTCTCTGAAGATTGCTGCTGTTAAAGCACCAGGATTTGGCGACCGCAGAAAAGCAATGTTGGAAGACATTGGCATTCTTACAGGCGGAACCGTGATTTCTGAAGAACGCGGATACAAGCTTGAAAATGCTACTCTTGATTTCCTAGGCCGCGCATCTCGCGTAACTATCGACAAAGATTCAACAACTATTGTTGATGGAAACGGTGAAGAAAAAGATATTCAGGCACGCGTAAATCAGATTAAGTCTCAGATTGAGAACACTACTTCTGATTACGACCGCGAGAAGCTGCAAGAGCGTTTGGCTAAATTAGCCGGCGGTGTTGCTGTTCTTTATATCGGTGCTGCTTCTGAAGTTGAAATGAAAGAGAAGAAAGCCCGGGTAGAAGATGCTTTACATGCAACCCGTGCTGCGGTTGAAGAAGGTATTGTACCCGGCGGTGGTGTTGCACTGCTCCGCTCTGCATCCGCCCTTGACAAGCTCAAAGGCGCAAATGCTGACGAAAATGTTGGTATCCAAATCATCCGAAGAGCTATTGAATCTCCACTTCGCACCATTGCAAACAATGCCGGTGTTGAAGGCGCTATTGTAGTACAGAAAGTACTGGATGGCAAAGGTGCTTATGGATACAACGCTCGTACTGAAGTGTACGAAGACCTCATCAAGTCTGGTGTAATCGATCCTACCAAAGTAACCAGAACAGCTCTGCAAAACGCTGCTTCTGTATCAGGATTGATGCTGACCACCGAAGCTG